Within the Miscanthus floridulus cultivar M001 chromosome 17, ASM1932011v1, whole genome shotgun sequence genome, the region aagctatgcaactcgccgaatcaatgagaactcgtaaaaaggaaaaatatgcaaattgacgaagtcgtcgaaaagtaagtagatgcaaataggagtaaaaattggttttgatattgattgatgtctattacattgcccctcaatctatatttataccctgatctaaagagacataaccaaatacgactaggacaccaagtccatatctaaggaaacacgtgactcttacatgaatcatactctaaaaaatatagaaaaggaaatcaactcctatctatttccctgtccgcctcaattacgatggaattctcaccgacctcctttccatcgacatacttcctgtttcatcggcagtagttttcaagccttccttcatcggcatcgacaataacatctccaaccttatcggcaacgcccgagtctaaatcaacctttccatcgatcaccaccattcatcggcaaccatctttacaagctgattttcatcgactgtcagcgtatatagtaactttcctcctgccaattagcccactctgatcattttgacacgtgcaaaaaaatggtgtcaacacccCTATACATACCTTGCCATGCATAAGGACAATTCTTCCAGGTCCAATGCATACAACCAATGGAACCAAGCATGCCAGGAAAATCTCTACTCTCACCAATCGCAAGTAATCTGGCAGTATCATCCTCATTGGGCAACCTTAAGTATTCATGTCCAAATACCTGAACAACAGCTCTGACAAACTTTCTAAGAATTTCTAGAGCAGTACTCTCCCCAATACGGATATAGTCATCCATAGCACCAGTTGCTACTCCATAAGCTAACATCTGGATTGCTGCCATCACCTTCTGCAAACAAGATAGTCCTAGGGTTCCGGCTGCATTCCTCTTCTGCACGAAATAGTCATCATACTTCTCCACGGCATTCATTATGCGGACAAACATGTGATGCCGCATTCGAAACCTATGACGTCAGATTAAAAAAATATTCAGACCtcaatgcatacactaaacataagTCAATAAAATTTGAGAGAATTAACCTACACTTGAAATAACTCTGTCCATACGTAGGATTATCTGAGAAATAATCTTCATACAATCTGCAGTGTCCCGACTGCCTATCACGATTCACAACACGATGTCCCTCTACGGATCCATGATGGCATGCTGGATTGACAATGTCTGATAGTACTATATGCTCTGCTGCAGTATATATCTCATCGTCATCatccgacgatgacgacgacgacgacgaagaatCCATCAGCTCGTTAACTACATCTTCAAATTCCATTATGAACCTTTGATTAGGAGGGTCCTAGGAATCTGCTTCAACACCTAACCAGGATTAAAGAAAGAAGATGTGTGTCGATCTACTGATTTGATAACGTGACCTAAAGAAAAATCATATCAAGGATACACGATGACCTACCTGAACACGTACAGGGTAGCAGCAGCCCGTCGCCACCAGGATCAGCATCTTGTGCTGGTGACGCACGCGCGATGTCGCCGCCAGGAGCCCAGAACGTGACGACCTTCTATTGACGCGAAGGAGCATAGCCGCCGCCAGGACGTTGCTGCAGACGACTCCAAAGGAATAGATCGTAGAAAATTTCAATCGGCAGGTGGAATAGGTCCATGGTAGTTGGTGACGTGACAATTTTTTAATATACAAGATAAGAAATAGCAAGTCTATTGAAAAACTCTTCTTTTTTTAGGACTTCTATATTTTATAAAAGAGCTAAACTATGTAATTTGGCTATTTATTTTACCAcatctgttggagatgctcttagacttaatagattcatctcgcaaattagcctctatctgtgtaattagttttataattagcctaTATTTAGTACTCCTAATTGGTATTCAAAGATCTGACACGccagggctaaagtttagcccgtAGGAAACATTACTCGGCAAAATATTGAGTGCAAACTGGCTTCTCAGTGCAACCTTGCAAACTCAGCTGTGTGTCG harbors:
- the LOC136515363 gene encoding uncharacterized protein, with translation MEFEDVVNELMDSSSSSSSSSDDDDEIYTAAEHIVLSDIVNPACHHGSVEGHRVVNRDRQSGHCRLYEDYFSDNPTYGQSYFKCRFRMRHHMFVRIMNAVEKYDDYFVQKRNAAGTLGLSCLQKVMAAIQMLAYGVATGAMDDYIRIGESTALEILRKFVRAVVQVFGHEYLRLPNEDDTARLLAIGESRDFPGMLGSIGCMHWTWKNCPYAWQGMYRGVDTIFLHEPTIILEAAASKDLWIWHAFFGMPGLHNDINVLHRSPIFARLAEGQGPQVNYSINGNDYTMGYYLADGIYPSWATFVKTIPEPRGNKNKYFAKAQEACRKDVERAFGVLQARFAIVQAPTHVWDEDTIQLVMTACIIMHNMIVEDEGVDEKDFRYDDVGEKVTVSHDATPEFDAFMQNYKKIKDKETHTQLQADLIEHLWHNFSDLYTNITIE